ggggatttgcGGGACACCGAACGTGCGGGGCCCTGCGGTGCAGGGAGAGGGTAGCGCGGCCTCCGGAAGCGAGGGGGCGCTGTGCCAGCGCGGGCACGGTGCGGGGCGTCGCTCCTTCCGGCCTGGTAGGTGCGGCTGCCATGGCGCGGAATGTGCTGTGAGTAACGTGGTCGGCGGGCTGAGCGGGCAGCGCAGCCCAGGTCGGGTGGGCGTGGGGCCCGGGCGGTCCCGAGGACCGGAAGCAGGAGGCGCCCGCACTCAGCCGGTTTCCCGCACTCAGCCGGTTTCCCGCAGGGGTCCACGCGGCAGGCGCACCGCGGCGTAGTGTACTGGCTGTCAATCACAGCTAACCGCGCGGGCCTCCTCTGGCAAATAGCCAGAGCTGGGCCGAGATCGGCCAGTGCTCGCAGCACCCCTGGCCCAAGCCCCCAAAAGTTGCTGCATTCACAGATCTCCACGTGGCCAGCAGGGCTGGCCTCCCACAGTCTAAGCAGGAAACACGTGTTCAGTGAACACGTGACCCACTGGATGGGTGGCCCGGGTTGAGCGTTAATGTGGGTTTGGGGGGTTCTCATGGAGACGGGATTTGGGGAGCCCTGCACACAGCTGGGGAGAGCGTTGCAGGAATTGCCTGGTGGGCACCCGTATAATTTCAAAACTGGCTAGCATGGACCAGGGTCCGCAGAAGAAGGTTCAGCTCTCATGCTTACGCCCTAGTTTTGCAGGGAGCTAGTGGGACCCATGTGTGAATGGACgatgggtgggtggggacagGGTGAGATCAGGGATGAGACCTGAGCTACCTAGGGCAAGTCACAGCTTAGTTACCAGTGGGGAGCCAGGTGCCCAGATTGTgaagggaggagagccaggagtTCCACGTGAAATACGCTCTTTGGGGTGCTTGTGAAAGATAGTAGGAAAGAAGTAAGTTAGGGGAACCGTGAAAAGCCAGGTTTCAGAAGAGCAGCAAGgctgggagagcagggagggtcCTGGGACCAAGAGGAGGCTGCAGGGTTTCCTGGGGGAGTCACCAGGCTTGGGATGCGCCTGGCAGTCTGTGGGAAGAGTTTGTGGGCAAGGGCAGATGTAGGGAGAACAGAAATCTGCATATAGTTCGCATGACTCCAGTGTGGTCTTAGGGGCTCTGCTCTCAGGTCCTATTCCTGAAGATTCAGAGACTAGGGAGTTTAGTGTGCACTGTACCCCCATTTCCACTGTTAAGGAAGGTCTTCCCAATTTTGTCCTCATGCTGTGCCACAGTTGGGCCCCACTCACATCCCCCTTCAGAACCTGCCCCTCTTTCAGGGTCTTCTCAATGCCCTCCTTGCTGCCTGTTCCTGTAGGCACAGAGTTCAAGGTTCTCTCAGGGAGGCTCAGCCATGGCATTGGCAGCAATCTCTAGGCAACTAGTCTGGCAGCAGAGTATGGATTTGATCACTGGGTTGGCTCTTGAGCCATTGAGTTTAGCAAACTTTGGGCTACGGGTCCTGCTTCTGAGGCTCCCACCAGGCTACCTTCAGAGTCATCTGAAACCCAGGTACCTGCTACTCTGCCCTGAAACCCCCTGGTGCTCTCAGCCTGGTCCTTCCAGTGTGGTGCCTCCTGGAGTTGGAGAGCCAGTATATACTTCTCCAAAGCTGGATCAGCATAGAACTCAGTCTTTCACAGGCCTAGGTGCACCCAGGTTTGACCCACATGCCACACCTCTGGTTATCAGTGCGACCCTAGGTGGTTCTGTGTACCCACCCTCCACCTGGGCATCCTGGACTTGAGTTTCTCCACTTCCATGTCTGTTCATTGACCATGTCTGTTCGTGGAAACAGACCTTGAGTTTCTCCACTTCCATTGTCTGTTCAGTGGGCTGGGAGGTGTACAAGCCCACCAGGCAGAGATTCTGCTTTGTCTGAAGGTCTGATAATGGTGAGAAACAGTGGCTACCCCAAGTCCTTAGCAGCTTCTGCCTGTTTGGGTAGTTTTAGGAGTCCAGTGAGGTATTGCCAGCTTGGAGCACCGTGTTAGAAACATTATCTTCACCAGCCCCCAGCCTGTTCGTCTCCCTCTCAAGGGCTCTTCTGTGCTGAGGGGGACAGTAAAGGAGTCCTTCTCCCTGGCCGTGGGAACACCCAGAAGTAGGAGCGATATCTTCAAGTGGGGTACTGCTGTCGCTCTGCTCATGAGGTCCTCCCTCCCTTACTCTCTTACATTTTTACAAGCTGAGATGACAGCCATTATTCTGACACCCTGCCACACCATCAGCCtcagctcctgttttttttttttttttttttttttttttttttagctacccTTTTGCCCTTTCCTTAGGCAAGCTGTAGTGTCCATAGCCCTGACACCCCAGAAGGGAGGTTAAAGCCTGGGAagtttcctgtcccctccccccatacTGATCAGACCATGCAGTAGGGACAGGCCCTGTGATCTCCATGTCCCTTGTACAGGTCCTATGTATAACTGTCCCTGGCCTGCCTTGACCCTCCTGGTGTGCGTGGACACATGAGCCTGTAGCACTCTGTGTAGCactctgtgtgtgcacaagcatgtaACCGTAATCCCGTATCTCTTCTGAGCAGGTACCCCCTCTACCAGCTGGGTGGCCCCCAGCTCCGTGTATTCCGAACCAACTTCTTCATCCAGCTGGTGCGGCCTGGTACTGCCCAGCCTGAAGATACTGTGCAATTCCGGATCCCCATGGAGTAAGTGAGTCCCAGAGgaatttgggggctggggagcgGCCTCCAGGATGTGGGGCCCCGTCCTGTTTTCTAGCTCAGCTCCCCAGGGCCAGGCTTTTCCTGTGGTGGAAAGACCTGGGGCCACTTTGCTTGCTCAGCGGATGGTGGAGGGGCCTGGTGTTTGCAGAGCTTCAGGCAGCCAGAGAGCAAGCATGCTCTTGGCTGGCTTCCTGGCTCGCCCTCCACCTGGGGAAAGCTTAACAGAAAGCCTGAGATTTGTTGAATTCTTGCCTCCATCCTTTTCCCAGGAACGGAGTCCCCGGAGGCTGGGTTGGAGCATGCTGAGATTTGCAGAGCTTCTGGATTGTTAGCCCTGAGTTCCCCATCTCCTTCTGCTCAGTTCAGTGTGCCACTTTTTTAGGGCGGTGGAGTACAGTCTGAACTGCTGGTGCTGCTCTGAGTCCTAAAAACCTCAGCTGGGGAAGAAGGagcagggggcagagagagatgcCTATATAAGCTGGGGTAGGGTCTCTCCAGCCTTACAGACATGGGCAGGAGCTTATGGTGGCCAGAGTTGTGCTGAAAGCCCATGTGGGCTTCACCCACCCTGTCCCAGAGGCCACTTTCTAGCACAGTAGCAAGTCTTTAGTCACAGATAGGAACCCAGCCTGGGGACAGGCCTGGTACTGTACATTTTACCAGGCTACCCAGTTGGCTCCGGTGGTGATCAAGGACCCAGGTAGAGAGGAACAAATAAACCAGGCTGATGAAACCAAGCTGTCATTGCCCTGACTTATCCTGGTGTCTGGAGAGAGGACAGTACTGGCGCCTGGCCTCGCTGGCTACAGCTGCTTCTGAACTCAACCCTCATCCCTGGGTAGGATATCTTTCTCAGTATCTTTTATCTAGGCTTAGCTCCGACCTGTTTTCCTTCCGTCTCCTCCAGGATGACCAGGGTGGACCTCCGGAATTACCTGGAGCAAATTTACAACAT
The nucleotide sequence above comes from Peromyscus maniculatus bairdii isolate BWxNUB_F1_BW_parent chromosome 1, HU_Pman_BW_mat_3.1, whole genome shotgun sequence. Encoded proteins:
- the Mrpl23 gene encoding large ribosomal subunit protein uL23m isoform X1, which encodes MDLITGLALEPLSLANFGLRVLLLRLPPGYLQSHLKPRYPLYQLGGPQLRVFRTNFFIQLVRPGTAQPEDTVQFRIPMEMTRVDLRNYLEQIYNIPVAAVRTRVQHGSNRRRNDKNVRIKKPDYKVAYVQLAHGQTFTFPDLFPEKEPSSAEEEEPQQQRQSSDPRCPGIPSWFGL